aatttgaaggaggaattaaacaattcccagttaagcaaaagttgagggaatttacctacTAAAAACCATttccacagtgtattttaaaaggactgctctagaaggaagtgtgcctaaggctaaatagctgtcaaagCGAAAATGAAAGCAGAGCAAAGGAAGTTGGCAAAtgaaatactaaccaaatgcaaaattaaatcagctacccacaaagtcagtcaaggaatatgcaaataatacagaatatgacacctaacatgtaaagagtggaagaggagaaaaagaagggagaaagaaaagaatcttcagattgtgctCATAATAGCATAATAGAgataagttagactgttagacagtaaagaagcttcccttgaacctttggtaaccacaaatccaaagcctacaatggcaataagtacatatctgtcaataatcaccctaaatgtaaatggtctgaatgcactaatcaaaagacatagagtcactgaatggattaaaaagaaaaacccatctatatgctgcctaccaaagattcacttcaaacccaaagacatacacagactgaaagtgaagggatggaaaaagaatttttgtgcaactaatagagagaaaaaagcaggagttgcaatacttgtatcagacaaaatagacttcaaaacaaagaaagtcacaagagacaaagaaggacattatataatgatagagGGGTCATTTCAAAAGAGGatgtaaacattataaatatctatgcacccaacactggaacacccaaatatgtgcaaaaaatactaacagatttaagggggaaatagagtgcaatgcattcattttaggagacttcaacacaccactcactccacaggacagatcaatcagacagaaagtaagtaaggagacagacacactgagcaacacattagaacagatagacctaatcaacatttacagaacactccacccaaaagtaacctgatacacattcttctcaagtgtgcatggaatattttccagaatagataacatactaggccgcaaaaagagcctcagcaaattaaaaaaaagattgaaattgtaccaacaaacttctcaggtcacaaaggtatgaaactagaaataaattgttcaaagaaaacaaaagactcaCAAgcacatgaaggcttaataacatgctcctaaataatcaatggatcaatgaccaaattaaaacagagatcaagcaatatgtggagagaaatgaaaacaacagctcaatgccccaacttctgtgggacccagcaaaggcagttctaagaggaaaatatataacaataaaggtccagttaaagaaggaagaacaatcccaaatgaacattctaaattcacaattaatgtaactgaataaagaagaataaatgaggcccaaagtcagtagaaggagggacaggacattataaagatcagagatgaaataaaattgagaagaataaaataatagaaagtattaatgaaagcaggaactggttctttgagaaaataaacaaaatagttaaatcCATAGTCAGACGTGTCAAGAAATAGAGTCTacactcataaacagaatcagaaatgagaaagtaaaaatcactaccGACACcatgaaatacaaagatttattagaaaatactacaaaaacttatatgctaacaaattggataacctagaagaaatggacaactttttagaaaaatacaaccttccaagactgacccaggaagaaacataaattctgaacagaccaattaccagcagtgaaatggaattggtaatcaaaaaactacctgacaacaaaacccctggaccagatggcttcaccactgaattgtatcagacatttagagaagacctaataccaattctccttaaagttttacaaaaagtagaagaggacagaatacttccaaactcattctatgaagccagcatcactctaacaccaaagccaggcaaagacaccacaaaaaagaaaattacagaccaatatccctgatgaacatagatgcaaaaatactcaacaaaatattagcaaaccaaattcaaaaatacatcaaaaagatcatcatcatgaccaagtgggattcattccagggatgcaaggatggtattttgaaaatccatcaacatcatccactacttcaatgaaaaggacaaaaatcacatgctcatctccatagatgctgaaaaagcattctacaaaattcaatacccattcatgataaaaactctcaacaaaatgggtatagagggcaagtacctcaacattataaaggccatatatgacaaacccgcaGACGACACcatacttaaaagcaaaaagctgaaagcttttccagtgagatcaggaacaagacaaggatgcccactctccccacttttattcaacatagtactggaagtcctagccatggcaatcaaacaacacaaggaaataaaaggcatccagattggtaagaaagatgTTAAACTGAcaaaaaattgtacataaaaagacctaaagaatccactacaaaactactagaactaatatctgaattcagcaaaattgtaggatacaaaattaatacatagaaatctgttgcattcctatgttctaatgatgaactagcagaaagagaaatcaggaaaacaattccattcccagttgcctcagaaagaataaaatacctaggagtaaacctaacaaagaaagtgaaagacctatatcctgaaaactacaagacactcttgagagaaattaaagaagataccagcaaatggaaatacattctgtgctcatggataggaagaattaatattgtcaaaatggccaacctgcctaaagcaatctacagattcaatgcaatccctatcaaaataccaacagcattcttcaatgtactagaataaataattctaaaattgatatgaaCCCATGAAacacccaaatagccaaaacaatcctgagaagaaagagtaaagcaggtgggattatactccccaacaTCAAACTCTATGACAAAGAACAGAgccataggtcaatggaatagaatagagaaccaagatataaacacacatatggccaattaatatatgttaaaggagccatggacatacaatggggaaatgacttcttcaacaactggtgttggcataactggacagctacatttaagagaatgaaactggattaatgtctaactccatacacaaaagtaaatttgaaatggatcaaagacctgaatgtaagtcatcaaactataaaactcttagaagaaaacatagacaaaactctcttgaatataaacatgagcaactttttactgaacacatctcctcggacaatgaaaacaaaagcaaaaatgaaacaagcaggactacatcaaactaaaaagcttctgtacagcaaaggataccatcagcagaacaaaaaggcatcctacagtatgggagaatatattcataaatgacatacctgataaggggttgacatccaaaatatgttaagagctcacatgcatcaacacccaaaaagcaaataatctagtaaaaaaatgggcagaggatctgaacaggcacttctccaagaagaaattcagatggccaccaagcacatgaaaagatgctccatattgctaatcatcagagaaatgcaaattaaaaccacaatgagatatcacctcacaccaattaggatagccaccatccaaaagacaaacaacaacaaatgttggtgaggatgtggagaaaggggatccctcctgcagtgctggtgggaatgtaaattagttcaaccattatggaaagcagtatggaggttactcaaaaaactaaaaatagaaataccatttgacccaggaattccactcctaggaatttaccctaagaatgcaggagcccagtttgaaaaagacatatgtacccctatgtttatcgcagcactatttacaatagctaaaatatggaagcaacctaagtgtccatcagtagatgaatggataaagatgatatggtacatatacacaatggaattttatttagccataagaaaaaaacaaatccttccatttacaacaacattgatggagcttgagggtattatgctcagtgaaataaaccaggcagagaaagacaagtaccaaatgatttcacttatctgtgaagtataacaacaaagcaaaaactgaaggaacaaaacagcagcagactcacagaacccaagaatggactagtgcttaccaaaaggaaagggactggggagtgtgggtgggaaggggattaaagggtattatgacTAGTGCACATAATATAGGGAGGTGGTGGCAGGTGCAAGAAgtaaaagcacagagaagacaagtagtgactctgtagcatcttactacactgatggacagtgactgtaacagggtatgtggtggggacttgtagTAAtaacaatgtttctcatgtgaaacctgagcataaggttgtatatcaatgatagcttaaaaaaaatatataaaaaggtgTTCATGAATTAAAAGGAAGTTTTATTAAAAGGACAGTGAAAAACAGATTAGATTTGAGTTATTGTTTATTTTATGAAGAAGATTATAAACTGCTTCTACTGTTAGTATTTGAGAAGTGAGAATAAAATTTTCAGCTAGAGGTACTTTAACATAGTAATGTAGAGGGGAAAAGTATCAAGCATTTCAGAGGAAAGAAGTTTGTATACTTTGAAATGGTATTGAATGTTAATAATGCACTGAATTAAAAGAAGTGAGCATTGTATACTGCAAACTATTTTCTTATCTCTCCTTTCATGTTGGGAAAGATATAAGTTCAATGCCTTCCTAAGCATGGAAAGTGCTTCGGCCATTGCCGGTAGTCACACTTGTGTCCGTAACAGGGAGAAAGAGCATGCCTTCGTCAAGTGTGTTTTCTGTCCTTCACTGAAGAGTGTGCTTTGGAGAGTGCCTTGTTTCTTTCAAAGGCACAGTCATTCTCAGGTTTTGTGCGTGGAGCATATATGGGCTGAGTGCCAAGGCTGAAATGTTGGAGGAAAGGACTTTTCCTATCATAgaataaggaaggaaggagccCATTAAGAGATGCCAAGGGTCTCTTAGCGCAATATTAAATTTAATTGCTCCCACTATGAGAAGGGTACACTTGTATACATTTCAGAGACTATTCTTACTACAAGCAAAGTGagtgttcattttcatttatgttatttCCAAAATTGCATCTATACTAAGCATCCACTGTATGGAGAGCATTGGATTTACAGCACATGGAAGAATCTGAGAGATGGTTCGTGACTGTCAAACTTTAATATTCATTATATGATatgcataaaatatacatattcaatTATGTTGAGATTGAGTATGTGTAGAGAATAGCATAATTACACTGCCAACAAGCTATTGTGAATCCTAATTATATTATACTTCAAATAATGTTTGGTAGACTGGTAACTCCCACAAAGtctaattctaaaattattttcatagtgAATAAATGACTGATCTTTAAGTGATATGGTAATGTAAAAAGGTACAGGAAAATATGTGTCTGTTGCTCTGAAATTCTCTTGACTTCTCAAAACCATTCAACATCACAGGAGAATAGTAATTGAAGGAAGACAAAAAGTGAATTTGGATTTAGTGTGATTTATGACTCTGATTTCTGTGGAATAATAATGGTACATGTTTTTAAATGCTATGGTAATAGAGCTGTGTTTTGCTGGAAGTGGCAGAAAGGCAAAATTGCAGGCAAGCACAGAGGACAGAAACCACCGAAGATGACCAGAGGTTTGTAATAGAAAAAGGGTCCCGAGGCTGACTCATCAATGGCAACAGCTTGCCTTGATTTCTGCTAGGACCACTCCTGGGGACCTTAATTACAGAAGCAGCAGCAATAGGAGGTTCTAGCTGGAGGCAGATCTTCAAAAGGAACCATTGGGCATTCTCCCTGCTATGGGAAAGACCTGCACAATATCTAAATCTATGCCAGGTAAAGAGATCAAATTAATTCTAATATTGGATCTTCAGCCAGATCCATTTTTTAAGAGGTGCGCACACACACCATTCCCGCCAACTTTATCAGGTCACATCCATTATCTTTCGAAGCCCCAACACAAGGTTCATCGTCAACAAGCTCTAAGAATCAGCCAGGCACCCACCAAGCTCCATTTGTCAAATAGGACTGGGCAAGTGGAAGTGAAGAGGAAAGCTCGGGCAGTGGGAGGGGGAGTGGTGGGAGGAAGGCGGGGGCACCGGGAGGGGAAGGATCAGGAGGACAGGTCTGACTTCTGACTGGCTGGAGTGCTGGGCACAGTCACAGCTCCAGAGCGCCAGTAGGAGCTGTCCAACTTTTCAGCAGCTACGGGATCAGGACTCTGGGGCGCTAGACCGAGGCAGCGGCTACCCCCTGGCACTGCTGCTTTTTCCCCGGCTCGCGCTGCTAAGAATTCCTGCTCTCACCGCTCAACCGGCGCccaaagggaggaaggagggaccCACCGCTGGCGAAACCCCGCATCGCGCTTCTTAGTCTTGGCGAACTGGGAGCCCAAGAGCGCGTCTCTGCCACAAACACTGTGTAGGAAGCTCTGTTGCGTCGTGTGACCCCTCCCGCTGGCAGAGCCCCCTTTCGGTCGCCTCGAGCCTCTGTGGCTTCAAGTGGGAAGCAGAGCCCAGCCTCTTCTCGGCTCCagaagcggcggcggcggctgcatCGGGGAGGCGCTCCAGCCAGCGCCGTGAAGCCGGCTGGGCAGCAGGGCGCGGAGCCGCCTGCCAGGATGGAGGCAGAGGGCGGCAGCGTGCCGGCCGGGGCGGGCAGCGGCGAGGGCGGCGACGGCGCCGGAGGGGCCACGCTCAAAGCCCCTAAGCACCTCTGGAGGCACGAGCAGCACCACGAGTACCCGCTCCGGCAGCCTCAGGTCTGCCTCCTGCACCCCCATCACCAcctgcccccgccgccgccgccctcgccccagccccagcctcaatGCCCGCTGCagcccccgccgccgccccctCTGCCGCCGCCCCCACCGCCGCCCGGGGCTTCTCGTGGCCGCTACACCTCGAGCGGGGCCACCGGCCGCGTCCGGCACCGCGGCTACTCAGACACAGAGCGCTACCTGTACTGCCGCGCCATGGACCGCACCTCCTACGCCGTGGAGACCGGCCACCGGCCGGGCCTGAAGAAATCCAGGATGTCCTGGCCCTCGTCGTTCCAGGGACTCAGGCGGTGAGTGCAGAGCGCCCCTCCCCTATGCAGGCAAGGGGTCACCTCCCCAGATCTCAGACTCGCCTTGTTGGTCTATGTATCTCCAGCAATCCTGGACCCAGGGCTAAATTCTATTCTGGGATTTGGGAGAGGGTGAGCAGGGGCGTGTCTGCCTTTGCTTGAGAGGCTAGGATTTGGGTGTGTATCAGAGACCTGACAGTAAGGCAGAAATGTtaactgagtgtgtgtgtgtgtgtgtgtgtgtgtgtgtgtgtgtgtgtgtgtgtgtgtgtgtgagagagagagagagagagagagagagagagagaggagagagagcttCTAATTCACTACCCAccacccctcttcccacccaCTGCCATCCCACCCTGGCAAGTGGGACTAAACGGGGTGAATTCAGTTTCCTCTGGGTGGAGGAGTAGAAAGAGTCAAGGAAGAGGGGTGGGGGTCTGAAATAGGGTAACATCCAATAAATTTGCCCATTCTCCCAGAGTGAAGGGGCTGGCAGGGCAGATCTGATTGGGGGGTAAAAAGGGGAATGGGTGAGCCAGTTTGGGGCCAGGATTGCAGCTAAAAGCCTCAACAACTGGACTTTCCCTTTATCAAGTCAGGAAGTAAATTGAACAGCAAAAGGGGAACAAACACGTGGGTGACTTGGAGAGTTTGGAGCAAAATGTTCAGCAATCCTTAAGGGAGGAAATGAGGGAGGTAATGGAGGGAGCGAGGATGCTGTGGGAGTTATGCGTTTCGATGTGTGGTGTGTGCCAGCATTTGTGTATCGAGTTGTCCCTGCAAAATCCCAGCAAGAAAGCACCTCATTTTAGCAGCAAGCAAGATGCAGAAGTTTGATTATAGTGATTTCCCCTTAGTGTAAAGTGCTCCGGAAGACAAGACAAGGAAGCAGCTTGTCACCCAGAGTTTAGCAGACACCAACCGCTCCTTTTTCAAGGAAATGAGTAGTGTGAAAAAGAACCAATTACAGCAACTCTGAGGAGTCAGTGCCAGATTAACTCAGGCAAGCAGGTGGAAGGTGGGCCTGCACTCAGTCCCTTTCCTGGAGGCATGCAGGTGCAGGAGGGGCCTGCTCTCAGTCCCTTTACTAGCAACCCAGAATCAGCTTCTTTCTTCCCTGTCCCAGGCCCCTCCAAGCCAGGAATCCCCTGCTCCACACAAACATGAACACAAATAAGGTTTCAGGAGCTGCTGATACTTGGCAAGCCTAATAGCAAAGTAGAGCTGTAATCATCTAACCTAAGAGGTAGGCAGACAGTGATGGGCTACACATCCAAACCACATATCTGGATGATGGGTAACTATGAATTATAAACCAGGGCTGGTGGAAATAAGAAAACATGCGGTTGGAATTGTTTGTCCAAAGCAAATTGACAGTAGTTGGATTTATCAGCAAATCTTAAAGTGTGTtcaaatatatgtttttcttttctttctttctttcttccttccgacctaccttcctttcctctctctctctgttgtaCACACTGTAGTAAAAGGGAATCCAGGCAAAATAGAATATCCCAGTGCTGATCAGCACACAATCTCTTCACACCCTTTGCCTTCCTCACACTCCTGTGGTACTAGGTAGGTACTGGACATTGTTCATGATGATGTCAGTGTATCTGTTAGATACAGGGAATGAGATTGTGGTTAATAATTGCAATTCAGACCAATTTAAACTTTTGAAGATTGGCATGATTTGCAGACATTCACAAATAAATATGGAAGTTTCATTTTTACAGCCCAGACTGCTGAAGTTCACTTTGCAGGTTTACCCTTTGTTTGAAGAGGTGAATGTCCTCTACTTGAGTTGAGCACTGTATGTGGGCCTCCAATGGTGGAATAAAAGCAAGCATGCCTCTTTGTATATTTGACCTATTGATAGGAAAATTTTGTGAGACTGAGCCCTTAACAAACATTAAATAAGAATAAGAGTTCTAGATTAATCCGTGGGTTGATTGACTTTGTATAGTCTCTTAATTGGTTGCATTTTTTAGTAAAATAGACTATGTCTGAGGGGGTAGAGGGGTAAAATAAGCTCATTGGAAGAGAGGTATTGATTGTtgatttgaatttactttttgctATGCTCTCTACACTTATGAATTGTTCTATTTGAAACTCGTTAGTTGAATGGCT
This genomic interval from Manis javanica isolate MJ-LG chromosome 1, MJ_LKY, whole genome shotgun sequence contains the following:
- the LOC140849205 gene encoding 3',5'-cyclic-AMP phosphodiesterase 4D-like; amino-acid sequence: MEAEGGSVPAGAGSGEGGDGAGGATLKAPKHLWRHEQHHEYPLRQPQVCLLHPHHHLPPPPPPSPQPQPQCPLQPPPPPPLPPPPPPPGASRGRYTSSGATGRVRHRGYSDTERYLYCRAMDRTSYAVETGHRPGLKKSRMSWPSSFQGLRRVPLILFLHVPVRGRKAFSKDTLDC